CCAACCCGGCCTTCCAGGGGTTTCAGCTCGCGGGGAATACCAATGCGCATGTTGCCTCCTATAAAGCCCTGCCATGCGGTCCAGGGCGTTGCGCTCCACCGGCCCCGCCTTTACGCTCGACAGGGCTTTAAGTAAGATTCTGAACTCTGACGAGCACGGCAACGGACCCGAATCCGGGTTGATTTCACGCTGCGGTGCCCCCATTTACCGGCTTGTCCTGCCCCGCCACCCTCGCGTGGTCCCGGCAGACCCGGCCTCGAATTTCTCAGCTGCCATCAGCAAGCATCGAAAGGGCGAATTATACATGAGCGACACCAAACATTGCCGCCTTCTTATCATTGGTTCCGGTCCGGCCGGCTACACGGCTGCCGTCTACGCGGCTCGCGCCAACCTCGACCCGGTCCTGGTCACGGGCATCGAACAAGGTGGGCAATTGATGACCACTACCGATGTGGAAAACTGGCCGGGCGACCCCGAGGGCCTGCAGGGCCCGGGCCTGATGGAGCGCATGAAGGAGCACGCCGAGCGCTTCAATACCGAGATCGTCTTCGACTACATCAACGAAGTCGATTTCTCGTCCCGCCCCTTCAAGCTCACCGGTGACACCAACCAGTACACCGCCGACGCCGTGATCATTGCGACCGGTGCGACGGCCATGTACCTGGGCCTCGAGTCCGAGGAAGCCTTCAAGGGCAAGGGTGTATCGGCCTGCGCAACCTGCGACGGCTTTTTCTACAAGAACCAGAAGGTGGCTGTAGTCGGCGGCGGCAACACCGCCGTGGAAGAAGCGCTGTACCTGTCGAACATCGCCTCGGAAGTGCACCTGGTGCATCGTCGCGACGCCCTGCGTGCCGAGAAGATCCTGCAGGATCGCCTGTTCGAGAAGGAAAAGAACGGCAACATCACCATCCACTGGGATCGCAACCTGGACGAGGTGCTGGGTGATGACATGGGCGTCAACAAGATTCGCCTGCACTCCTCCAAGGATGTGAACGAAACGGAAGAGCTGGACGTCACCGGCGTGTTCATTGCCATCGGCCACAAGCCGAACACCGACCTGTTCGATGGCAAGCTGGACATGGAGGGCGGCTACATCAAGGTCAAGAGCGGTCTTGAGGGCAACCACACCATGACCAGCGTGCCGGGCGTCTTCGCGGCCGGCGACGTCATGGACCACGTCTACCGCCAGGCTGTCACATCGGCCGGCACCGGCTGCATGGCGGCGCTTGATGCCGAGCGTTTCCTGGAAGCCCAGGAAGAGTGACGGACTGGGGCGCAAGCCTCGCATGTCATGGACACACCCAGACACAGCGCCGATGACGTCCAATGCGTCTCGGCGCTGTCTTCGTTTTCGGCCCATGAATGGAATGCGCTGTCAGGAAGCCAGCCTTTCCTGCAACACGGTTTTCTCGATGCGCAGGAACACTCGCAGTCGGTAGCCCCCGAATCCGGCTGGGAGCCTCATCACCTGGCCCTTCGCGACAAGGGCAAGCTGATCGGCGCGCTGCCGCTGTATCGCAAGTACCACTCCTACGGTGAATTCGTATTCGATTGGGGTTGGGCGGACGCCTGCCAGCGGGCCGGCATCGCCTATTACCCCAAGCTGCTGAGCGCGGTGCCCTTTACGCCGGTCACCGGCCCCCGCCTGCTGGGCCACCAGGCGGATGCATTGATCGAGGCCGGCAAGCGCGAGGCCGAGCGTGGCCAGCACGTCAGCTGGCACGTGCTGTTTCCCGCCCGCGACGAGCTGGCGCTATGGCGGGCGCACGACTTCATGGTCCGCGAGGACTGCCAGTTCCAGTGGTTTGACCGGGACTATGGTGACTTCGATGGCTTTCTTGGCGCCCTGAAGTCCAGGCGTCGGAAGGAAATCCGCCGCGAGCGGCGCCAGGTGCATGAGGCCGGGGTCACGCTGCGGACAC
The DNA window shown above is from Gammaproteobacteria bacterium and carries:
- the trxB gene encoding thioredoxin-disulfide reductase codes for the protein MSDTKHCRLLIIGSGPAGYTAAVYAARANLDPVLVTGIEQGGQLMTTTDVENWPGDPEGLQGPGLMERMKEHAERFNTEIVFDYINEVDFSSRPFKLTGDTNQYTADAVIIATGATAMYLGLESEEAFKGKGVSACATCDGFFYKNQKVAVVGGGNTAVEEALYLSNIASEVHLVHRRDALRAEKILQDRLFEKEKNGNITIHWDRNLDEVLGDDMGVNKIRLHSSKDVNETEELDVTGVFIAIGHKPNTDLFDGKLDMEGGYIKVKSGLEGNHTMTSVPGVFAAGDVMDHVYRQAVTSAGTGCMAALDAERFLEAQEE
- a CDS encoding GNAT family N-acetyltransferase, producing the protein MDTPRHSADDVQCVSALSSFSAHEWNALSGSQPFLQHGFLDAQEHSQSVAPESGWEPHHLALRDKGKLIGALPLYRKYHSYGEFVFDWGWADACQRAGIAYYPKLLSAVPFTPVTGPRLLGHQADALIEAGKREAERGQHVSWHVLFPARDELALWRAHDFMVREDCQFQWFDRDYGDFDGFLGALKSRRRKEIRRERRQVHEAGVTLRTLAGEDLDPDTLSQVYGCYTAAYAIRGQQPYLRPGFFRAIVKTQPDSIVVFAAFRDGHMVAAAICFRDDECLYGRHWGSLVDIPGLHFEACYYQGIAYCLDQGLGRFEPGTQGEHKISRGFEPVPVYSAHYIRHPGLRDAIADFLQRETPVIADYRERAAELLPYKERQA